One stretch of Chitinophaga pendula DNA includes these proteins:
- a CDS encoding helix-turn-helix domain-containing protein, which produces MLHKPYILNLNDSLDWFEEYFNQYNWHSESFIVCGMRSFRSRISHEGIGGSYLIELTKGLSILYVNASDNNHWHTKIISNPGEFYTLNFSKIDYLSYKNHANEQVRLLNRGVTLADISLLDEYYATDSHAEFVRIIMDKSFAKELAKDLLGSRFKELLFDTAKNSIFLQYDLDDQNHAAINELGTIPMEDPSFGLHLASIGYRLLANFQQVVRLRKKVFIRKIEKQDISAMDKAVAFLHEHIDEKFPGIHKLSSISLMSPSKFKSLFVKIHGISPQRYFILKRMEFARQLIVKNRYTIAQVVTELGYVNPSSFTRQFKKQFGVIPKEYRAISF; this is translated from the coding sequence ATGTTACACAAACCATATATTCTTAATTTGAACGATTCGTTAGACTGGTTTGAGGAATATTTCAATCAATATAATTGGCATTCGGAAAGTTTTATTGTTTGTGGAATGCGTTCATTTAGGAGTAGAATATCCCATGAAGGAATTGGCGGATCATATTTAATCGAGTTAACTAAAGGATTATCCATTCTTTATGTTAACGCAAGCGATAATAACCATTGGCACACAAAAATAATCTCTAATCCTGGTGAATTTTACACACTAAACTTTTCAAAAATCGACTACCTTAGTTACAAAAATCATGCTAATGAACAGGTTAGATTACTGAACAGGGGCGTCACACTAGCCGACATATCACTACTCGACGAATACTATGCAACTGATAGTCATGCTGAGTTTGTTAGAATAATTATGGATAAATCTTTTGCTAAAGAATTAGCCAAAGACCTGCTGGGTTCAAGGTTTAAAGAACTGTTATTTGATACTGCTAAGAATAGTATTTTCCTTCAGTATGATTTAGATGACCAAAATCACGCAGCAATTAATGAGTTAGGTACCATACCGATGGAAGACCCTTCATTTGGCTTACATCTGGCAAGCATTGGATACCGTTTGTTAGCGAATTTTCAGCAAGTAGTAAGGCTTCGAAAAAAAGTATTCATTCGAAAAATTGAAAAGCAGGACATTTCTGCGATGGATAAAGCAGTTGCATTTTTGCATGAACATATTGATGAAAAGTTTCCAGGTATACACAAGTTAAGTTCAATTTCATTAATGTCGCCATCTAAATTTAAAAGCTTGTTTGTTAAAATACATGGAATATCTCCACAAAGATACTTTATATTAAAAAGAATGGAATTTGCACGACAACTAATTGTAAAAAATAGATATACAATTGCTCAAGTAGTAACAGAACTTGGATACGTAAATCCCAGTTCTTTTACCAGGCAATTTAAAAAACAGTTTGGTGTTATACCAAAAGAGTACAGAGCAATATCCTTTTAA
- a CDS encoding phage integrase SAM-like domain and Arm DNA-binding domain-containing protein, with amino-acid sequence MRNTETYGLHFFLRTGRGKVGQAAIYAKITVNGKSSEVSLKKQISPADWIPKAGRAKPRTIALKQLNMWLDEQRGNIHGHYDDLKKHKKVVSSEMLKLAYLGITGKEETLLNLFKFHNDEMKSELSEGTLKNYRTTQSYVTAFLKEKFKREDIFLVELNYAFIKLFHVFLQNFKPPRDYKMLHNNGIMKHLERLRKIGKLAHKMEFVERHPFELFELNLHEFDRGFLDDVELYRLENTSLKVLFFDF; translated from the coding sequence ATGAGAAACACAGAAACGTACGGATTGCATTTCTTCCTTCGAACAGGAAGAGGAAAAGTCGGCCAAGCGGCCATCTATGCTAAGATCACGGTTAACGGTAAGTCGTCTGAAGTATCCTTAAAGAAACAGATTAGTCCCGCTGACTGGATTCCCAAGGCCGGTCGCGCTAAGCCCCGGACTATAGCACTGAAGCAATTAAATATGTGGTTAGACGAACAACGGGGGAATATTCATGGACATTACGATGATTTAAAAAAGCACAAAAAAGTGGTCTCTTCCGAAATGCTGAAGTTGGCTTATCTCGGGATTACAGGAAAGGAAGAAACACTGCTTAATTTATTTAAGTTTCACAATGATGAAATGAAAAGCGAATTATCTGAAGGTACGCTCAAAAATTACAGAACAACCCAAAGTTATGTTACCGCTTTCCTTAAAGAAAAGTTCAAAAGAGAGGACATTTTTTTAGTGGAACTTAACTATGCTTTTATAAAGCTGTTTCACGTATTCCTACAGAATTTTAAGCCGCCACGAGACTACAAAATGCTCCATAATAACGGAATTATGAAGCACCTGGAGCGACTCAGGAAAATAGGTAAACTAGCTCATAAAATGGAATTTGTGGAAAGGCATCCCTTTGAGCTATTCGAATTGAATCTTCATGAGTTCGACCGGGGCTTCCTGGATGATGTAGAGCTTTATCGTTTGGAAAATACATCTCTAAAAGTTCTGTTTTTTGATTTTTGA